ttaatttgtTATACTGAAATGAGGCTGAAGGGATTTATAACTTCAGTAATTTGAAATGCAGTGTATTTTGCTTTTGTGTATTATCTTTGTTTCAACAACTGTGGTTTTATTTCCCCTCAGTATTTGATTTTCATCAAGCAGCTGATGGTATCCAGGAACAACAGAGACAAGAGCAAGCAggaaaaaagtatgtgtgtgtgtgttttttgtttgttttttgtttttggtacagTTTAAGCATTTACAGACCCTTATATTTTAATTCTAGACCAGAAGTTTAAGAAAAGTAAGTATTAGAATATCCTGTTTTAGAGAAAATCAGTAGGATTATGAACATATACTTAACAAGAAgtaatataaacagaaaatagtCATATGTAACTTTATTCACTGTAATGATCTGACCATAAGACCTACATCTTTCTTGTCTAACTTAAAGCttgtttggatttgtttttaagtttgggTACAACAAAAAAGGGCATTGGCCCAGTTTATTCGTCCAAAGCTGCTCGGAGTGGACTCAGGATGTGCGACCTTGTTTCTGACTTTGATGGCTTCTCTGAGAGGTAACTAACTTGTGTTTCAAAATGGACGGAATGAAtgcatttttagattttttttaaaacctaggGTGTAAAATGATACAGTCAGTGTTCTAGTTAAAATAGTGGTGGTTGgcaccactattttttttttttaaggtttgaaATGTTAAAGTTATCTTTATTACATTATACTTAATCTTTAGTTACAGATTAACTTCATGAAAAATAACATGACGGTGATTTAATAGAATGTCCTAAGAAGACAAAGGCagagttatatttaaaaattgaaatatggaATGATTTCCTGAGAAATAGAATGATTCCAGGGGCTGTGGCAGTCCTTGGGTTGTTACATTCTAAGGTCTTGATCCTTGCATTTTCAGGCCTGGAGACTCCTTATGTCCTCCCACCCAGAAATCATTAGCTCTCAGATACTGGTGAATTATTGTATACCAAGTTCAACTTGAAAAACAGATGCTTCCTTAGCACATGCTTTCTGTAGCCAGATCTCCATGGGAAACCTAGTAGTCATCAAAAAGCTACTCAGTGACTCAATGAGAGGGAGTTGGTTGTGTATAATAACAAGTGGCATCAAAGCTATAATGACATTGTATCCCCTTTCAATCAACCTCGTAACATATAATGACATTGTATCCCCTTTCAATCAACCACGTAACATTTGTCTGCACTGGCAGTGCACCCTTACTGAAGAATGTTAGATTGCTGatgtctccctctctcttttacAAGTATCATGTAAACTGCCCCCTTTTGTTATGGTATAGTATAATACAGTTAATTCAGATTTAAGTCTTTTGTGTTTACAGATTTTAGTCATTCCATTTCTCTTCCCTCCCTATACACATATCACCTTAATTATATTGTTGCTATGCCTAAACTTGAGTAAAAAGTAATTTGAATGTCTTATGTATTCATATGGCTGATCtcctttattaaattttatttctcagaagGTAATGTCAGTTTCAGAATTAATTTGCTGTTAAGATCATTTACCATCTGCAGAAATCATTTGAATcaaatgatattattttaaatatttttgtacagagtGGTAATGTCTTGATTTATCTGTGTTTCTCAGGTTTAAAGTTCTAGCTAACCAATACAAATCTATATACCCTACTTTGGAAATAGACATTGAAGGTGAATTACAGAAACTCAAGGTAATGCTTTCTGACCtctttaatgttctttttaataCTTGTTTGCCAAATTGGCATCTAGATCTTTTCATTCCTGCAGGCTTTGGGTAAGAACTGGCAAAGGAAATTGTTTGTCTTGGACGTGGTATGTTTGAGTGACTTTGCATGATATGGCTTAGACAAAATACTGAGTAGGGAGCAGGAGGAGTACCTGAAGTAAAGGAGACAGAGTCCAGATCATTCATCTCATGTGCAATGACAGGGAGTTTAGATCTTATCCTGGAGATAATGAAAAGCTACTAGGAAATTTTGAATAGAAAGAAGACTAGATTTGCATTATATAAAAATcacttgtggccgggcgcggtggctcaagcctgtaatcccagcgctttgggaggccgagacaggcggatcacgaggtcaggagatcgagaccatcctggctaacacggtgaaaccccatctctactaaaaaaatacaaaaaagctagccgggcgaggtggcgggcgtctgtagtcccagctactcaaaaaaaaaaaaaaaaaatcacttctaaCAGTTGGAGGATAGATCAGCAAAGGGCTGAGTGAGAACTTTTCAGGCTAACCAACCCGTTTAGGAAGGATAACCCCATAGGGCCAGTTTCTTTAGCACTGCACTCTTAAGAGACAAATAAGGTAATTGCCCAAAGATTAGTCTTTTCTTGGCAACTATTAGGTGTCAGTGGTGCTTACATTGGTCAGTAGTTGAAATTCCTATCCTCTCCATTCTTTCACCTTCTACTATTTTTGATGAACTTCAAACTGTTTCCTGTGAATctgattattatttcttcttatctATAAATAAGTATCAATATCAGTTCCAGAACTGAGTAGGAATCTACAAACCTCATATGCTGTTCTAGAATAAATGCAGACCTTAGGTCTGCCCAACCACTAAGTTCTAAACAAATATGACCTACaaggaacattttaaatgttaggtattttcatttcattgcaCTGATTGCTGTTATGAATAGactgccattttctttttattcagttatacaataaatattttgttgtattttattttttgagacagggtctcgctttgtcacccaggctggagtacagtggcatgaacacagctcactgcagccttgacctcctaggctcaagggatcctccctcctcagcctcctgagtagctgggactatgggcacaccaccacaccctgctagtttttttttggtagagatgggttttcaccatgttgcccaggctggtcttgaatgcctgagctaaagcaatctgcctgccttggcctcccaaagtgctgggattacaggcatgagctaccatacccagtctattatgcaacaaatattttaactttttgactagCAACTTGGAAATATTTACTTGCCAAAGTGTGAGTATGGCTTTTCAGTTCCATTTTATATGTGTTCCATGTGAATGTAAAGtagatgaataataataaatagaattgGGTAAGAAGATTCTTATAGGTAATGTATGTTGAACCAGAAAACTTTAAGAAACAAGTGTGATGACTAGTGTGGTCATTTCAGgtataaaaatagaagtaaaacagGAATAACTCAGAAACTGGAGGCTAGAGCCAAGGAGTGATCATACGTTTATCAATAGGTATTAACACACTCAGGTGGGTTCGTGAGTAGATTCTGTAATTTCCATAGTAGTCTACATATTTAAACACAGTTGAACCTAGGTTTCATGCAGTTATACCATAAGGCCTTAGGGGAAGCTCTtggttcttttacatttttaattgagttcTGAAGTTAAGCAGTAGTACTAACAATTAAAtgctttgagaaatgtttataatGCCCATGTGTTACATAGTATTGGACATTACTAGTAATAGTGTAGAGATAGATGATGTTACAGTAAtgggataaaatttaaaagaataacagCAATCAATCCCTAATAGTTGCATACTTGGCAGTGTAACTTGTGGCCCTCACCACATTTTGAGAATCACTCTGATGCAAGTTTCAAAATTCATGGTCGGCCAGactcagtggcttacacctgtaattcagcactttggaggctgaggtgggtggatcacttgagaacagcctgggcaacctgggcAAAttcacctctaccaaaaaaaaaaaaagaaaaaaaatgtaggtgGTCACGGTGGTGGtgcagctacccaggaggctgtggtgggaggattgcttgagcctgggaggtcgaggctgcaagtGAGCCATGTTCCCACcatgtacttcagcctgggtaacagagcaaggctctgtctcaaaaaatgaaataaaataaaaaaatcatggtTTTGTGGATTATGTTATAAATGCAACTTTTCAAATACCtcacaaaatttaaaagcacaatgtaatatagtcatttatttttattttcctgaaagctGATTTATGAAGTATGACTGCTTTGCTGAGAGGGTTTTATTTGCAGTGAGGTTAATATAGAACCTTTGAATTTCACTGTATCTCTAGTTTTTGTTGAGCTAATGCCTCTTTTCTGTTCCTGGAAAATCAGCATGAGAGATGAAAGCTAATCCAATTGTTACAGTAGAGTGAGCACCGTCACCAGTCCTTTTCTACTTTGCATTTGTCAGTTTTCATGTCATAAAGTCAGGTAATTTATTCTTGTTCTGGTtatgttaaacatttattaatatacatGGAaattggtttttgtctttgtgtaTAGGGTTATATGGAAAGGATTAAACCAATGGTGAGAGATGGAGTTTATTTCCTATATGAGGCCCTACATGGACCACCAAAGAAAATCTTGGTAGAAGGTGCAAATGCAGCACTATTAGATATTGATTTTGGTAAGATATGATTTATAGTTAAGGGAGCTTAACTGAACCCTAAGTAGTTAAGATATAAATAAGTAATATTAGCATTAAGgagttttaaaacaatgtttttagcTTGTATATTCAGGAATGATGAAAGTTTGTCATCTTGTGGCActctttttaaaggaatattacAGAACACACAATACATGTGTTAAGTTCcctattttattagaaaaataaaatcatcatttGAGTTCAGTAGGTCTGAGGTTCTGTAAATCGTGGTTTTCATTGGTTTATGGTTCAGTTTCAATGCCTGGAACTGTAAGATAAGATAAATTCTGTGGAAGAATATATATCTTTAattcaaccttttaaaaatgtgtacattaTTATGAAGCAAGATTTATAAAAGCCTATTTACATAAATTAACTCCCTGGGCATGAGACTCTGAATTCAGAgcatttccttcatttcaaaagGTTAATTAATGCTTAACTTCTTTCTTCAAACTACTGCCTCATTAGTTTGTTGACCGTTTCATTTAAATATGATTTCTCATGATTAGTCTGATTGTTCTCAGCTTTTACTGACATTTCATGGGCTTTTGTCTCCAAGTAAACTATTGAAGAAAGTGTATTTCTGTATAGTAGATACGTATTTTTTATACCATAATATGCCTAGCCAGTCTCGAAAGAAAACAGAGTGTCTGCTTGGTAGAGTGAATACTTAAATAGGAAGGACACCTTTGGGGGTGAGAAAGTATTTAACTAGCTCTTTAACTAGCTCTTACAATCTGAGGGTTATTCCCTCAGTAGAGATTAAAAGCTGGGGAAATGTTGAATACTACAAAATTCTTGTGTTGCCATCACTCCAGATTGCTAcaacactttaaatattcatATGAGGGAGTCATATTTGTTTTATACTAACAGGGAACTCTGAAAACATGTAGATGAGTTTCAGCATTAAATTTCTTCATAATCCATTAAGTAAGTAGCTACCGTAAAGAGCTGAGTCAGTAACTGTACATGCATTCGAGGAGCCGCTCTGTGTAAGCACTTCAGTTAAAGCTCTAACCTCATTTTTATATCGTTACagctaaaatgaataaaaagtaaaacattggGACTTTGAGGGGACAGTTACAGTTCAGATCTGTTAGAAACCTATAATATACTCAAATGCAGAATTGTAAcggtatttctgttttaaaatgtgttgtttatGTGTATACTATATTTTAATGTCTGGTTCTGTTTTTAGGGACTTACCCTTTTGTAACCTCTTCAAATTGTACTGTTGGAGGTGTTTGTACTGGTTTGGGTATGCCCCCTCAAAATGTTGGAGAAGTGTATGGAGTTGTGAAAGCTTATACAACTAGAGTTGGTATTGGTGCCTTTCCTACAGAGCAAGAAAATGTAAGCCTATTCTAAGTaaataatcaaaatgtattaaaaattcattcttcttttttttcttaatgaattatTGTCTCCTGTACCTTTCACTCAATTTGCAAGATTGGTCAGaacaacattttcttaaatacataattttggctggacatggtggcccctgtctgtaatcccagcgctttgggaggcagaggcaggcggatcacttgagcccaggagttcaggttcagccggggcaacatggtgaaaccctgtcactaaaaaaaatacaaacattagctgggtgtggtggcgagcacctgtagtcgcagctactgtggaggctgagcaggacgattgctggagcccaggaggcagaggttgcagtgagctgagatggcaccatggcactccagcctgcacaacagagcaagactctttctcaaaaaaataaagtcaacaaaaacaaacaaaaactatgtaATTGTAATGATGCCAGACTATAAGAGATAATGAAATGATAGTTTTAAGCAGAAAGGGACAAATCAAGGACTTGGGTAGATCATAGGAAAAACAAATTGTAGGAAGTGACCTTAGCTTAGATATTTGAGCATGTTTTCCATCTTAGTTTTCTTCAGAAGGGCATTATGATATCAATGACTTATTAGATGTATTTGCCTTATGGTTTTCAGGAAAAACATCAAACTACAGCTCTTGGAAGAATTGGCTGGATTCGTCTATTTAATAAATactcagtttttttcttaatctgtcaATCTAAATTTTAGAAAGTTATCTGTATAACATTGTAAAAAatactgactttaaaaaatggtaataaaTGAAGCATTCCAAATCATGCCTCCCTCAGATAAAATCCATCATCTCTGTGGGATTCTATCTTCAATTTAGTTATTACCTGAAAGATGTTTATCTCACAGAGGCTTTGCTATGGTCTCTAGTATATATTATTCCATCAAATATATAGCACTGCTATTCTAAtcctaaagttttattttctgttctgtaGGAAATTGGAGAATTATTACAAACAAGGGGGAGAGAGTTTGGTGTGACCactggaaggaaaagaagatgtGGCTGGTTGGACCTCGTTTTGCTCAAATATGCTCATATGATCAATGGATTTACTGCGTGAGTATTCctcagaaacatttaaaaatatttcatgaaatcaTAGATGATTAATAGCCATAGGTTTAATTTTGTGGAGTACCTTAATAGGAAATTTTCACTCTTTAGACTCCATATTGAAATTGTAGTGCCAGGCAGAAGTAGACCAAGATATAAGGGGGAAGGGTACACAAGGAGAGGGACCCCAGGTTATCCTCCTAGACATCCAAGGTTGTTGAAAAGAATCTTGATACTCTTACATGTATGTAGGTATAGAGGCAGGCAGAATAGGGTACCTAGTCAGATAGCTGGATAGATAGGTGAATAGATGCAtaggtggatagatagataggtggATAGCACAAACACCGTGAGCATGTGCAGAGGGGAGGCGACATACCTAGTGATTAGCGCATGGGCTTAATGTCTGAGTTCCTGGATTCAGATCTCAGATCTGTGCATTATGCGTGTGTAGCTGAGCAAGTTAATCATCCTCTGCCTCTGTTTTATCCTCTCTAAAATCTATATAACAGCATTACCTACTTCCtagtggtatttttaaaattaggtgagAAACATAGAGTCTATAGCACACTGCCTGGCTAACTGAAAATGCTCAGGAAAAGTTAAGTTGTTATTAATGCTTATACATGATTAggtaaataaatgtattcatatcTGTATTAGACTGAACTTCCAGTAAACAACaataaggttaaaaataaaatttttggacGAGAATCCCAAATTTAGTTTGTTATCTAATTTCCAcagattttctctttaaaacCTGTTTTCCGGTCAGTTTGTTGGGAAATTTTGATGTATCATGAAGAGGTCCTTGATGTGGTTTTTCTCACTCTTCTTTGACAATTTCTGGCCAGAAGGGTAGAGGTGATGGTAACCAGAGTGAAGAACTGAGGGATGCTGGCATGTGTGTAAATGTACATGTATCTTAATCATCCATGTAGTGTAGTGAGTTCTGCTGTGTTCCACGGCCACAGTGTAACCTTAACTCCAGGCAGTCCTCCCACAAATACATGTTGTTTGTTCATCAATCATAAGAAAGCtgatctgggcatggtggctcatacgtATAATCtggacactttgggaggccgagaggcaggaggatcgcttgaggctgggagttcgagaccagcctgggcaacttggtgagaccctgtctctacaaaaaatacaaaacaattagctgggcctggtggcacacgcctgtagtcccaggtactcgggaggctcaggtgcaaggatgacttgagcccgggaggttgaggctgcagtgaaccatgtttgtgccactgcagtccagcctggatgacaaagcaagactgtctcaaagcagtcaatcaaaaaagaaagcaaaattccTCATTGAAAATCTATTACAATTACTAGCAAAGGAACTCAGTGTACATTGTCCTCTAGTGTCTTTTGTGTGGCACGCTTTAAAATCTAATCCTAACCTGTTTTCAGATTTGCTTTAGAACTTTCAGCTTTGCATGAATTTTTCTTTACTCCTGCATTAATCAAATTAGATACTAGAGCCTTTAAGAGTTTGCTCTTTTAACATTGCCTTTTCTTCCAAAATTAGGTTGGCACTTACCAAGTTGGATATTTTGGACATGTTTACGGAAATCAAAGTTGGAGTTGCTTACAAGTTAGATGGTGAAATCATACCTCATATCCCAGGTATTTTCTTGTAGGCAATATCTAGAGGATATTATAAGGTGAATGTATTAGAGCAATTTCATAAAGCTCTTCCATATAATTTGTGATAGATAGATAGCAACAGGCTTAATATGACCTTTATGATTTGTGCAAATTAGCTCACTTATTGTTAGTTATTTGGTTCATAGCTAATACTTATTTAGGTGTTGGGTCACAACAAGCATGTGCTCAAACTCAAAGAAAAAGCATGGACCTCTGAGCCCAGCCATACTGCTCTTGAGTCTCATCTTCCCTCCTTTGAAAGTAGTTTCCATGGAGGTATTTCTCCCTTCCTTGGGAAAGTATGCCACTCTTTAGAGTGGGTAAGAAGAGGGGTAAGAAGAGCCCTTGTCTTGTTAAGCTGGCTCTCAATATATTAGCCCTCCCTATCCTTCAGGCCCCATGAATGACTTTCTCTGCCCTTTATTCTATCGTAGTCATTTGATAAGGATTAGGAATGTGCCAAATGAAGGAATATTGACTAGCTTAATAAAACTTGATGAGCCGGTAGGTTTTGTGACTACCTTATGACCACTGTTTCTTAGGAATTAAGGATGGCTCTGAGTTCTTAgaaattaaatgcatattatctttccttttcttacatGTATATAAGTATAGAGGGAGTCTAGATATCTTATAAAAAAGTATCTACTGTCAATTGTAGGATAATATTCACTTGGAAAACTGGCTGTTCCATTATATGTTATGTCCTGGTTCTTAATTCTCTTTACAAAGCTATTTCAAGAGTTATCACTTCAAACACCAAAGAGAATAGTCTAACCAAGTATAATGACATGTGGCAAGGTCTGCCATAGAGAATATTACAGCAAagtcttttaattaaaatattaaaaactaacaaaacagataaaacttGTCAATTTCGTGTGTTTAATTTTAAAGCTGTTTTTGGTCAAGATCCCCTGGAACCACTCTTGAGATGAGATTTGTATCCAAGAAGCGTAGTAGAGAATGCTTTCAGCAGTAGTGTTTGTGAAAGAAGCAGAGGGACTAGTTGAAATGCAGTGCAGCCCATCCCATTGGGAGCCACAGAGCTAGGGTGGCCCTTTAGAGTTGTACTCAATTGAGGCAAGTAGCCAGAACTTTGTGCCTCTGCACAACTAGCCACTAAATAAGAGCTGTTCCTCAAGTGAGGTAGCTCCCTGTGGCCAAGAGCAGTTCCTGGAGAGGGACGGAGCTATGAATCAGCAACATGCAGTACTCCCCACCAGCAGCAGAGAGTGCTTAAAGAGGGCAAAATAAGTTGACAAGCCTCTGGGAATAGCTCCTGTAGGATTCTGGTTGTTGTCTTTCCTAGGGAAACTTACAAGAGGAAGGTTAGTGGTGTAAATTAGCCCCTACCGTGGCTATCACAGCGGGAAAGTAGCAGCAAGAGTCCTATGAAGCTTAAAGCTAAGGCTCCCCCTATCATGTTGGATTTCATGTGCCAAAGCCAGCAGGCGGAGAATGGAGTCACTAGAAGAGGTAAACGATTCCGATCAGCATCTCCAATATGCTTTTAAACCCACTgggtgaatttttatttctagaatttccatttagttctcttctctactttctatttctctacTGAGATTCCCTATCTGTTCACTCAGTAacaatgaaattttcttaatTGATATTAGCTACCTTTTTTCTGTTAGTCTAACATTTAGACCATCTCAAGTCGAGTTTCTCTTGACTATTCTTTTCCTTGGTTGTGGATCACTGTTTCTATGCCTAATGACTATTGGTTGACTATTAGACATTGTGGATGATATATTAAAGAGACTCAGATTCTGTTATCTTCCTCTGAATAGTGTTGATTCTTGTTTTAGGGGACAATTGAATTATTCACTGATCATCTTGAACTTGTATAGTTTGGTTTTATGCTTTGTTGTGTAGTTACGTGGAAACAAgatgtttttcaaactttaagCTGGTATAAGTCAGTCTCcaaattttttctcttctatagATCTTGGCAGAGCTTGGTTTTTGGCTTCATTATAGGGGGTTTGTAATAGGTTTCACTCAAGGGCGtgacttttttcttaaagagcaGCCTTTCTGGTGGCTCTGCTGAATACCAGGAGAGTTAAGGTATAATAATGAGATCTCTTCAATCCAGCAGTGCTGGAGCACCAGTGTACCCTGTCCCTTCCTTTTCAGCAGCACTACCTGACTTCCAGAGTCTGGTAGAAGTCCCCCAACTGTGTAGCAGGTGAGGTCGGTAAGCCTCTGCTGGTCCTGCTCTTTACCTGTGGCGTCCTCCTGTAACCATGGGACTCTCACGTGGACTTCTCAGGGGTCCTTCTCTCTGCAGCTCCTCTCTGATGCCTGGCCCTGCTGATTCTGGCTGCTTCAACTTTCCTGAAGTCAGCTGTCTACCTCCCCAGTCAGTGGAGCTGCCATTCTCTGTTTACACCAGTGTTCTGAACTGTGGTCAGGAAATTGTTCCTAGGCAGAAAGTTGGATGGCTTCTGGGCTTGCTTGTGAGTTTTCTCTCCCAGGAGCCATGGCTTTGTGCCTGCCTGTTGTCCACTGCCTAGAAGGAGTTGTCGTTTTGAGAGCTGGTTGGGAACTGTGTATTTTATGATGACTAGAAATGGAAGGCCCACTGATTCTCTTAATTCCTCCTACCACCTAGCACAGCAGTTCTGGCATACCTACTTAGTATGGTTCATTACTTCTTCTAAGCTTCCAAGAGCATTCCTAGCAGGATGTGTTCGTCATCTCTGTGTCATGCATCATGAGAGGATATTCTCTTACCAGTATACTCTTACTCAACTTTGTTCTACCACCTGCTGCCCCCCTTGACCCAGCATCCCTCAGGATCCAGTTCCATGTACACTCTCTTGGTGCCTACTGGCAATTGTTGGCTTGTTCCTGCAGATCTTTTAGAATATAGTATCTTTCCTTCCTTAGTAGGCCCAGTGCTTCCTTAGCCAGGTTACATTGGGACCTGAGCCTAGTTATTTGCTGACCAGGAGGGGGAAGGTGAAGGTAGATGTGAGATGGGTACATGCCGCCTTGCAAGACAGAGGCCTCTGCATCATCTTCAAGCAACAGGATGCCACAACCTTTAATAGGAAGTAGTGGGACATTTTGCAGACCCAGAGAGTTTGGAAAATCTAGGGATTCAGGATTTTCAGGTGTGTCAATTCAGATGTCCCATTCAGAGTCTCAGGGCCCCACTTTTTCCCAAACAAAGCTCTGACTTTGCCATAGCAAACTTGCTAGATTGCAGAATTCAGCTTTGTCTGGAACTTTGCAGTCTATATGATTGAATTCTCATCTTAATCCTCGTTTTTTGCTCTCTGCTATAGAAGATGGAATTTCGTCTAAGTTCTGCCAGACAGGTTGCATTATCTTTCTCCAGTTCGTGAATAGCATTCATCAAGAGCCATCCAGTTCTGTTGTTCCACTGTGCTCGAATCTCAATGCCTCAGATAGAGGCTATCCATAGTCTCTTTACCCCAGTGATAGTCCTCAttgccagccagccagccagctaGCCAGTGATCCTGCCTCTTAGTTCTCGTTTTAGAGCTATCTTCCTCTGACCGTTCCTGGTGCCAGCTATCTTAGGTTGAGTTCCCTAGGAAACAGACTCCAATGTAGAGATTTGCACATAGGTGTGTTTGCTCATAAGTACACTGAGCAACAACATCTGTGAGAGAGTGGGAGAAGCAGGATTATGCAGAGGGAGAAATTGCACTGCAATATAGTTGTAAACAAGCCTTCGCTGATCTCTTAGGGAGCTCTGGAGCTAACATAGCCCTTGACAGTTGTCCCAAATTAAGGTTAAGTGCCTAGGTTGTTTCTGTTCCCACATTAACAAGTCAGTGGATATGGGCTGCTGTGGGGCGGCAGCTCCCTTCGGTGGAGGGCTAGTCCTGCAGAGGCTCTGAACTGTGAGTGGTCAGCAGGCAAAGCTCCCACAGCTCTCAGTCTTCAGAGAAATCTGGGCAGAGTACCATAGCATCCACTATATTGACTCAAGTCAAAGAAACTCTGCTTTAGTACATTTTCAGTTTCCATTAGGGGATGCAGAGAAAATAGGtggaataatgaagaaaatttcaAGCAGAACCATAGATTTCTCAGAAGACAGCAGGTGTGCAGGCCTTCTTTCTGTGAGGTTGCTGTCATTATGCAGATCTACAATCCCTATCAATAGAATGGAAATTCAATAAGCTTTAAAACTGGAAAGTTTTAAGTTTAGCACCCAGATTCATTTGGCAGCAAAACCAGACTTGAACTAATGTTAGTATTACATAATCTTTATCCTCTTATAGCAAATGATCGTATGTGTTGCTGCAGAAATATGTTTGATTATAGAATACTACCCCAGATGGTATTTGCACTGTTTTACCTTTATACTACCTGAAGAATTCTAAATCCCAAAACGTATCTGGCTCCAAAGATTTTGAAAAGAGATTCTGAACCTGCAATATATCAAAAAGTTGTTTGACAGTGAGCAGTGTGTACCATGAACAAATGTCCTCTTTAACTTTTAGCAAACCAAGAAGTCTTAAATAAAGTTGAAGTTCAATATAAGACTCTCCCAGGATGGAACACAGACATATCAAATGCAAGGGCATTTAAAGAACTACCTGTTAATGCACAAAACTATGTTCGATTTATTGAAGATGAGCTTCAAATTCCAGGTAAACATAAAAAACACTTTGTGAATGACtgtctttacttttgttttttgttttttgtttttgagacggagtctcgctctgtcccaggctggagtgcagtggcgggatcttggctcactgcaacctccgcctcctgggttcaagctattctcctacctcagcctcccaagtagctgggattataggcgtgtgccaccacggccagctaattttt
The genomic region above belongs to Piliocolobus tephrosceles isolate RC106 chromosome 1, ASM277652v3, whole genome shotgun sequence and contains:
- the ADSS2 gene encoding adenylosuccinate synthetase isozyme 2, coding for MALAKTYPAASSLPNGDCGRPRARPGGNRVTVVLGAQWGDEGKGKVVDLLAQDADIVCRCQGGNNAGHTVVVDSVEYDFHLLPSGIINPNVTAFIGNGVVIHLPGLFEEAEKNVQKGKGLEGWEKRLIISDRAHIVFDFHQAADGIQEQQRQEQAGKNLGTTKKGIGPVYSSKAARSGLRMCDLVSDFDGFSERFKVLANQYKSIYPTLEIDIEGELQKLKGYMERIKPMVRDGVYFLYEALHGPPKKILVEGANAALLDIDFGTYPFVTSSNCTVGGVCTGLGMPPQNVGEVYGVVKAYTTRVGIGAFPTEQENEIGELLQTRGREFGVTTGRKRRCGWLDLVLLKYAHMINGFTALALTKLDILDMFTEIKVGVAYKLDGEIIPHIPANQEVLNKVEVQYKTLPGWNTDISNARAFKELPVNAQNYVRFIEDELQIPVKWIGVGKSRESMIQLF